ATAACACGGTACTTGGTGAATTTGATCAAGAAAATAGTTTGTTTGGCAATGATGGGGATGATTTTTTAGTTGGTGGTGATCTTGATGATGAACTAAATGGGGGGACAGGCAATGATGTTTTAGTAGGTTTAAATGGTGATGATAAAATAATAGGAGATGATGGGAATGACACCCTCTATGGTTATGAAGGCGATGATCAGATGTGGGGTGAAGAGGGTAATGATACGTTAAAAGGTGGAGATGGGGATGATTATGTAGATGGTGGTGGTGGATATAATACTATGTATGGGGGGAAGGGTAATGATCATTTAGTTACAGCAGCAGGTTGGTCATACACCCAAGATAATACTATGTACGGTGAAGATGGTAATGATAGAATTATAGATGGAGATGGAAATAGTATTTTATATGGTGGTCAAGGTAAGGATGAAATATCTGGGGGTAGAGGTCATGATTTTATTACAGGCGATGAAGGAGATGATGAATTAGAAGGTGAAGATGGTAATGATACATTAATGGGTGGTGTGGGTAATGACCTCTTGGCACCTGAGGGTTATAATGCTGAATATTATAAACAGCTTGAAAAGAGTGGTGGAAAATTACCTGTAGCAGATGGAAATGTCGAATATGACCGTGTAGACGGTGGAGATGGCTTGGACACATTAGTCCTTGAAGCTCATAATACCCAATATTCTTATAAATTTGATGAACAAACTCATACAGTTTATTTTTATAGCCGTTACAAGGTTAATTCTAACGGTTCTTCTTATGAACGTGATACATGTGAAATGAATACCAACATTGAATATGTTTATTTTGGAGATTACTACACCACCACTTACCCACATACTCCAGATATCGTAGGTCTTGATTTTGATGCTTTAATGAAAGCTGGGCTTTTATCAAAAACGAGCGAAAATGTTGGACAATTGGTGGATCGGTTAAAATCAACAATGGGTGGATTTGGTATTCTTACAGGACCCATTCCAGATCCAATACCCCATAGTGGTAGTTTAGTTTTTGAACCCATTACAAAACCATTACCTTAATATTGGTAAAGGCTTTGCAGAATATTTATGTAAAGCCTTTATATTAATATCAAAGCTTGGATTTTTTATATTACTTTAATTTTTGATACTTTAATCAGTGCAAAAATTTGTTGGGTTGTTTTTAGATTTAAATCTTTTAATGCTTGTTTGCTGATAATGGACCATATTGTCTCGGATGATGTATTGCCCATAGATAATTTAACCAGCATTAATGTTTGATCAATTTCTGTTATTTCTTCAACAATTCCTGGAAGGGTATTTTCAATACTTGTCATCAAAGGTGGGATAATGGCCAAATTTACATCTTGGGCATTTATTTTACAATGTAAAGATTCACCAATTCCCCTATCGATCTGGGGAATCATAAAAAAGCCAGCAGATGCAGAGACATGGGTTAATCCCATAGATGGATCATGTTTTTCAATTGTGACCTTAAGATCATTTTGAATAGTATGTTTGGCTAATAATAAATCTTTGATAGATAAATCTTGATTATTATTTTCTTGATTAATTAACGTACCATGTTCAACTTTGTTCAAAGATGACGAAATATGAATTAATTCATCAACATCATGCGTAATATAAATTATAGGAATATTAAGCAAATTTGGTATTTGTTCAATATAATTTAAAATTTT
This portion of the Alphaproteobacteria bacterium genome encodes:
- a CDS encoding TOBE domain-containing protein; this translates as KNLIYGYKRCAVDQRKLHPDDIIKLLNLDNFLKRKPEYLSGGEKRLVSLGRALLANPQAIIMDEPLTNIDTQLKYKILNYIEQIPNLLNIPIIYITHDVDELIHISSSLNKVEHGTLINQENNNQDLSIKDLLLAKHTIQNDLKVTIEKHDPSMGLTHVSASAGFFMIPQIDRGIGESLHCKINAQDVNLAIIPPLMTSIENTLPGIVEEITEIDQTLMLVKLSMGNTSSETIWSIISKQALKDLNLKTTQQIFALIKVSKIKVI